From a single Ferrimicrobium acidiphilum DSM 19497 genomic region:
- a CDS encoding acyl-CoA dehydrogenase family protein, with the protein MDPFSLSLTEDQIELQQWAHDFADKTIRPAAHEWDEREETPWPIIQEAAKIGLYSYDFLVNAYADKTGLTMPLVMEELAWGDAGITLAIFGSTLAVAGILANGTAEQANEWIPQCFGSADDPKLAAFGVTEPDAGSDVSSLRTRAVYNEATDTWTLNGTKTWITNGGIADIHVIVASVDPELGSRGQASFLIPPGTAGLSMGQKFKKMGIRASHTAEVVLENVNVPGTLLLGGKDRLDERLARAREGKRSSSQAAMATFEASRPLVGAQALGIARAAYEYALDYARERRQFGRAIIENQAIAFKLADMATQIDAARLLVHRAAWMAAQGHSFSHGEGSMSKLYAGEVAVKATEEAIQILGGYGYVREYPVERWHRDSKIYTIFEGTSEIQRLIVARAISGVKLR; encoded by the coding sequence ATGGATCCATTTTCGCTTTCACTGACTGAAGACCAGATCGAGTTACAGCAGTGGGCACACGATTTTGCAGACAAGACCATCCGACCGGCGGCACACGAGTGGGATGAGCGCGAAGAGACGCCATGGCCAATTATCCAGGAGGCAGCAAAGATTGGCCTGTACTCATACGACTTCCTCGTCAACGCATACGCTGATAAGACCGGGCTGACGATGCCGCTAGTCATGGAGGAGCTTGCCTGGGGTGACGCAGGGATCACGCTAGCTATTTTTGGCTCGACCCTAGCTGTGGCCGGCATCCTCGCCAACGGCACGGCGGAACAGGCAAATGAGTGGATTCCCCAATGCTTTGGCAGCGCCGACGACCCCAAACTCGCCGCCTTTGGTGTCACCGAACCGGATGCGGGAAGTGATGTCTCTTCGCTCAGGACCCGTGCGGTCTACAACGAGGCGACTGACACCTGGACACTCAACGGCACGAAGACCTGGATTACCAACGGCGGGATCGCCGACATCCATGTCATCGTTGCCAGCGTCGATCCAGAACTTGGCTCGCGTGGCCAGGCGAGTTTCCTGATTCCTCCTGGAACCGCAGGGCTTAGCATGGGGCAAAAGTTTAAGAAGATGGGAATTAGGGCATCGCACACCGCAGAGGTAGTTCTTGAGAACGTCAACGTCCCAGGGACACTCCTCCTTGGAGGCAAGGATCGACTCGACGAACGGCTAGCCCGTGCGAGGGAAGGGAAACGCTCCTCGTCGCAGGCAGCGATGGCGACCTTCGAAGCCTCCCGCCCACTGGTTGGAGCACAGGCGCTCGGCATCGCCAGAGCTGCCTACGAATATGCCCTTGACTACGCCCGCGAGCGACGCCAATTCGGGCGTGCAATCATCGAGAACCAAGCAATCGCGTTCAAGCTTGCAGATATGGCTACCCAAATCGATGCCGCTCGCTTGCTCGTCCATCGTGCAGCTTGGATGGCTGCCCAGGGACACTCGTTTTCGCATGGTGAAGGTTCGATGTCGAAGCTCTATGCAGGCGAGGTAGCTGTCAAGGCAACCGAAGAGGCTATCCAAATTCTTGGCGGCTACGGATATGTCCGAGAGTACCCCGTAGAACGATGGCATCGCGACTCCAAGATCTACACCATCTTTGAGGGTACCTCGGAGATCCAGCGCTTGATAGTAGCGCGTGCGATCTCAGGGGTAAAGTTACGTTAG
- a CDS encoding PDZ domain-containing protein, whose translation MSHRQRNSLGNTAILWGTLLVVGGLVWLGFGSVAEVSVGPGGIVNLARVVQVGKQHPRKLKLFDAQLSVSSLTPLQFLIGHLNPNLTFVSPIHNQSKGASNTGSTNLQAALSAAVAAYRYLGMPIKPTRGLLVRDVLPQSPAKDVIHPGDLITAVNGLPVSNLLNFETALTSRPRNSTVTLTLDRQNPGLSQITRRQVQVPFNEGKLGVIITTASLYELPTALHISIPKALDGTEGLAEALAIIDSTRHLHLKHSLSIGMIGLVSPDGKLKPVFGIEQRVAAMRAGHLRYVLVPLVQRQSAEQASHGTIAVIGVTYLSQAVQEVERLARAETPKEVVR comes from the coding sequence GTGAGTCATAGACAACGGAATTCGCTTGGCAACACCGCCATCCTCTGGGGGACCTTACTCGTCGTTGGTGGACTCGTCTGGCTCGGTTTTGGATCAGTAGCTGAAGTTTCAGTCGGTCCAGGCGGCATAGTTAACCTTGCAAGAGTGGTCCAGGTCGGCAAGCAACATCCGCGAAAACTCAAGCTCTTCGACGCACAGTTGTCGGTCTCCTCACTCACCCCACTGCAGTTTCTCATTGGCCATCTGAACCCAAACCTCACGTTCGTCAGTCCGATACATAACCAAAGCAAGGGAGCAAGCAATACTGGATCGACCAACCTCCAAGCAGCACTCTCTGCCGCCGTAGCTGCCTATCGCTATCTAGGCATGCCGATCAAGCCAACTCGGGGGCTCCTTGTCCGCGATGTCCTTCCGCAATCCCCTGCAAAAGACGTAATTCATCCCGGAGACCTCATAACTGCAGTCAACGGACTACCGGTCTCAAATCTTCTTAACTTCGAGACTGCCCTTACCTCACGACCTCGCAACTCAACAGTGACCCTGACTCTCGATCGTCAAAACCCTGGACTCTCCCAAATCACACGTCGGCAGGTTCAGGTGCCCTTCAACGAGGGAAAGCTGGGTGTAATCATAACTACCGCTAGCTTGTACGAGCTGCCAACCGCTCTACATATAAGTATCCCCAAAGCGCTTGATGGCACAGAGGGCCTCGCCGAGGCTCTTGCGATCATCGATAGCACTCGTCATCTTCACCTTAAGCATTCGTTGTCTATCGGCATGATCGGACTCGTCAGTCCCGATGGCAAACTTAAGCCAGTATTTGGAATCGAACAAAGGGTCGCTGCGATGCGGGCTGGGCATCTACGCTATGTACTTGTGCCATTAGTACAGCGACAGAGCGCCGAGCAGGCTTCACACGGCACCATCGCCGTAATTGGGGTAACCTATCTCTCTCAGGCAGTGCAGGAAGTTGAGCGGCTCGCAAGGGCAGAGACTCCAAAGGAAGTAGTCCGATAG
- the cysS gene encoding cysteine--tRNA ligase, whose protein sequence is MTTLFDTMTGSVTQLINPGQEAFSLYVCGPTVQDRPHLGHGRVMATYDLLRRHLRNKGLAVTLVMNVTDIDDKILTKASQESTSYQAVAQRYEAIWWETMDLLGIERPDATPHATEWVPNMIAKIQAMLDSDAAYVIDDGVYLRVSRVPHYGLLTKQDFDQLQPGNRVEVNPLKESPFDFVLWKRAESTEPGFDAPWGYGRPGWHTECVTMSTEILGSSFDLHGGGMDLIFPHHENELAQAQVLGVPFARHWAHVGFVEMGGEKMSKSLGNTLDLTDAVTRFGGRAIRLAYLRAYYRSPLEMSDATLNDARSSLNRIDNFLDRGDAGDLDDEAISAFISALDNDLDTPTAFSLLFDQVRAGNTLFDRQQVGAATAKIATVRAMLEWIGLAPSQEALMVPAEISQAVEERDRAKRDRDYATADALRAVIEAAGFVILDTKDGTQLRKSRA, encoded by the coding sequence ATGACCACACTCTTTGACACCATGACCGGATCAGTCACCCAGCTTATCAACCCGGGTCAGGAGGCCTTCTCCCTCTATGTCTGTGGGCCCACCGTCCAAGATAGACCTCATCTTGGTCACGGTCGGGTCATGGCGACCTACGATCTGCTTCGTCGTCACTTACGCAATAAAGGTCTTGCCGTAACTCTTGTCATGAACGTGACGGACATCGATGATAAAATTCTTACTAAGGCTAGCCAAGAATCTACAAGCTATCAGGCGGTAGCCCAACGTTACGAGGCCATCTGGTGGGAGACCATGGATCTGCTGGGGATTGAGCGCCCTGACGCCACCCCCCATGCCACCGAATGGGTTCCCAACATGATCGCAAAAATTCAAGCAATGCTCGACTCCGATGCCGCCTACGTGATCGACGATGGTGTCTATCTCCGGGTCTCACGTGTGCCTCATTACGGGCTGCTGACCAAGCAGGACTTCGACCAACTACAGCCTGGTAATCGTGTCGAGGTGAATCCTTTGAAGGAGTCGCCGTTCGACTTTGTCCTCTGGAAGAGAGCGGAGTCTACCGAACCCGGCTTTGATGCCCCTTGGGGTTATGGACGGCCAGGGTGGCATACCGAATGTGTGACCATGTCTACTGAGATCCTCGGATCGAGCTTCGATCTCCACGGAGGAGGAATGGACCTCATCTTCCCTCATCATGAGAACGAGTTGGCCCAAGCTCAGGTTCTTGGAGTACCTTTTGCTCGACACTGGGCCCACGTGGGTTTTGTCGAGATGGGTGGGGAGAAGATGTCGAAGTCACTGGGCAATACGCTCGATCTCACCGATGCCGTCACTCGATTCGGCGGACGGGCGATCCGGCTCGCGTATTTGCGGGCCTACTACCGATCGCCGTTGGAGATGTCCGACGCCACGCTCAACGATGCCCGATCCTCACTCAACAGAATCGACAACTTTCTCGATCGCGGTGACGCGGGCGACCTTGACGATGAAGCAATCTCCGCCTTTATCAGCGCACTTGATAACGACCTTGACACCCCCACGGCCTTCTCACTCCTCTTTGATCAAGTCCGAGCAGGCAATACACTTTTCGATCGACAGCAAGTTGGGGCGGCCACGGCGAAGATAGCTACCGTTCGTGCCATGCTCGAATGGATCGGCCTTGCCCCTTCACAAGAGGCACTCATGGTACCTGCAGAGATCAGTCAAGCCGTCGAAGAGAGGGATCGGGCGAAACGAGACCGAGACTACGCCACTGCTGACGCACTAAGAGCGGTTATTGAGGCAGCTGGCTTTGTCATACTCGACACCAAGGATGGCACCCAACTCCGCAAAAGTCGGGCCTAG